From one Spiroplasma endosymbiont of Lasioglossum villosulum genomic stretch:
- a CDS encoding lipoprotein, whose translation MKKLLSILGAIILSTTATTNIIACGGNNDEPIPEEHGKEQSDTDLLKIAEEKVNSLFGDLIKEKKNILRPDNFASSGQELLNQINNIPDNQEITNQDLTKHFYDVIKENISNFGSELGNDSNLKSLFSGININEILKLNTDKSKITKVEFNEWKNNNAFGMDDYNKEKYQIESWNLLKSSLKFDLKWKDFDGNTLDRELSIDFFDINFINQNANTEGVIEKVASKIEDNLKDYTVETTLDLKWNISKWWNSNELKEDILEKIKTKLGAKFIVRDQTKFHNYQLPNNNNNWSVTKETQNDFQSMAQKVFLNQSGSDVKSIFTNKANSYAQTFENKFENWKYRNKIISDLDKVSLFGEFEINSWTYYNLTLDPIKIPVVIRDTMSTQDRINNTADKLAKFCSKDGIWNNRLTISKFEGDFTMKMNKNDFKAYENNNFSDTLKYLKDKTTDLAKKNRFFQNNDSLELINCHELGQKGLRWQNTQLNSKLKNNKYIIDNLSLGTVDIWMYFNGYVLSLAYSFAPTYAVIEGDNNNVWS comes from the coding sequence ATGAAAAAATTATTAAGTATTTTGGGGGCAATAATTTTAAGTACTACTGCTACTACAAATATTATTGCTTGTGGTGGAAATAATGATGAACCAATACCAGAAGAGCATGGTAAAGAACAGAGTGATACTGATTTATTAAAAATAGCAGAAGAAAAAGTTAATAGTTTATTTGGGGATCTAATAAAAGAGAAAAAAAATATTTTAAGACCAGATAACTTTGCTAGTTCTGGACAAGAACTATTAAATCAAATTAATAATATTCCTGATAATCAAGAAATTACTAATCAAGATTTAACTAAACATTTTTATGACGTAATTAAAGAAAACATTAGTAATTTTGGTTCTGAACTAGGTAATGATTCTAATTTAAAATCATTATTTTCTGGTATTAATATTAATGAAATTTTAAAATTAAATACTGATAAATCAAAAATTACTAAAGTCGAATTTAATGAATGAAAAAATAATAATGCTTTTGGGATGGATGATTATAATAAAGAAAAGTATCAAATTGAATCTTGAAATCTTCTAAAATCAAGCCTAAAATTTGATTTAAAATGAAAAGATTTTGATGGTAATACATTAGATCGTGAATTAAGTATAGATTTTTTTGATATAAACTTTATTAATCAAAATGCTAATACTGAAGGCGTAATTGAAAAAGTAGCAAGTAAAATTGAAGATAATTTAAAAGATTATACTGTCGAAACTACCTTAGATTTAAAATGAAATATTTCAAAATGATGAAACAGTAATGAGTTAAAAGAAGACATTTTAGAAAAAATAAAAACAAAATTGGGAGCTAAGTTTATTGTTCGTGATCAAACGAAATTTCATAATTATCAATTGCCAAATAATAATAATAATTGAAGTGTCACTAAAGAAACACAAAATGATTTTCAAAGTATGGCACAAAAAGTATTTTTAAATCAATCAGGTTCTGATGTTAAATCAATTTTTACTAATAAAGCTAATTCATATGCACAAACCTTTGAAAATAAATTTGAAAATTGAAAATATAGAAACAAAATTATTTCAGATCTAGATAAAGTAAGTTTGTTTGGAGAATTTGAAATTAATAGTTGAACATATTATAATTTAACATTAGACCCTATTAAAATTCCTGTTGTCATCCGCGATACTATGTCAACACAAGATCGAATTAATAATACTGCTGATAAATTAGCCAAATTTTGTTCTAAAGATGGTATTTGAAACAATCGTCTTACTATCAGTAAGTTTGAAGGTGACTTTACAATGAAAATGAATAAAAATGATTTTAAAGCTTACGAAAATAATAATTTTAGTGATACTTTAAAATATTTAAAAGATAAAACTACTGATTTAGCAAAAAAGAATCGTTTTTTTCAAAATAATGATTCACTAGAATTAATTAATTGTCATGAATTAGGGCAAAAAGGTCTTAGATGACAAAACACGCAATTAAATTCTAAATTAAAAAATAATAAATATATTATAGATAATTTGTCTTTAGGTACTGTTGATATTTGAATGTATTTTAATGGTTATGTTTTATCTTTAGCATATTCTTTTGCTCCAACTTATGCGGTAATAGAGGGTGATAATAATAATGTTTGAAGTTAA